The Rhododendron vialii isolate Sample 1 chromosome 6a, ASM3025357v1 genome includes a window with the following:
- the LOC131328552 gene encoding G-type lectin S-receptor-like serine/threonine-protein kinase SD2-5, whose translation MQYIQSLSLRAKSLNLYEAPISCDQSQYHSLLELKGTSYFGFNPLLYYHNINTPAFVVKTEADCKKSCLSNGSEPVSVQKPVISTRTKSRCNIVILGSSLVAVFGILSWVLYHFFIFRNKRDSAEDVELSLVQVSGLPTRFSFEDLKSMTNNFTNKLGEGGFGSVFLGTSIDGTKVAVKRLDGFGQVNKSFFAEVQTIGSIHHVNLVRLIGFCAENSNRLLVYVYMSNGSLDRWIFTRHQELTLGWESRRKIIADIAEGLAYLHEDCRQKIYHLDIKPQNILLDENFEAKVSDFGLAKLIDKDQSQVVATLRGTPGYMAPEWLSSIITEKVDVYSFGVVVLEILCGRKNLDWSQPEEEMHLLRLFKRKGEDGQLLDMVDKYNADMQLHGAEVVEMMKLAVWCLQSDYRRRPSMTVVVQVMKGLVSVQDNLDYNFINAPARRTMTATSEDLDAIDDGTPLIASVLSGPR comes from the exons ATGCAGTACATACAGTCATTAAGCCTACGAGCCAAGTCTCTGAACTTATATGAAGCACCTATTTCATGTGATCAATCGCAATATCATAGCCTTCTAGAGCTTAAGGGTACTAGTTACTTTGGTTTCAACCCACTATTATACTACCACAACATAAATACACCAGCATTCGTTGTGAAAACAGAAGCGGATTGCAAGAAGAGTTGTTTGAGTAATGGTTCAGAGCCAG TTTCAGTGCAGAAACCTGTGATTTCTACCAGAACGAAATCAAGGTGCAACATAGTCATATTGGGATCCAGTCTCGTAGCTGTGTTTGGTATACTTTCTTGGGTTCTCTATCACTTCTTCATTTTCCGGAATAAAAGAGATTCTGCAGAAGATGTTGAGTTGTCTCTAGTTCAAGTGTCCGGGTTGCCTACCCGATTTTCTTTTGAAGACTTGAAATCCATGACTAACAATTTTACTAATAAGCTTGGGGAAGGAGGATTTGGGTCGGTCTTTTTGGGGACGTCGATCGATGGCACCAAAGTAGCAGTGAAGCGCCTGGATGGTTTTGGTCAAGTTAATAAGTCATTCTTTGCTGAAGTTCAAACAATAGGTAGTATCCACCATGTCAATTTAGTGAGATTGATTGGATTTTGTGCTGAAAATTCTAATAGGCTTCTAGTTTACGTGTACATGTCCAACGGGTCCTTGGATAGATGGATATTCACAAGACATCAAGAGCTCACTCTTGGGTGGGAATCTAGAAGGAAGATCATTGCGGATATAGCCGAGGGACTTGCCTATCTCCATGAGGATTGCagacaaaaaatatatcattTGGATATCAAACCCCAAAACATCCTCTTAGATGAAAACTTTGAAGCAAAAGTTTCTGACTTTGGATTAGCAAAACTAATTGATAAGGACCAAAGCCAAGTTGTAGCGACATTGAGGGGAACCCCTGGCTACATGGCTCCTGAATGGTTGAGCTCAATTATCACGGAGAAAGTAGATGTCTATAGCTTTGGGGTCGTGGTCTTAGAGATCCTCTGTGGACGCAAAAATTTGGATTGGTCTCAGCCAGAGGAAGAGATGCATTTATTACGTTTATTCAAAAGGAAAGGAGAAGACGGACAACTTTTGGATATGGTCGATAAATACAATGCTGATATGCAATTACATGGAGCTGAGGTGGTGGAGATGATGAAGCTTGCTGTGTGGTGTCTACAAAGTGATTACCGGAGGCGGCCTTCAATGACAGTGGTGGTTCAGGTGATGAAGGGCCTCGTTAGTGTTCAAGACAATTTGGACTATAACTTCATAAATGCTCCGGCAAGAAGAACAATGACAGCTACTAGTGAGGACTTGGATGCCATTGATGATGGCACTCCGTTAATAGCATCAGTTCTATCAGGACCAAGGTGA